The Candidatus Minimicrobia sp. QA0096 DNA segment TGCTAAGTGTGTGTGATACTGATTCTGAGGAGGGTATTGGTTCGCTTGAGTTGTTTGTGAAAGTACATAAACCGATTAAAGTTTATGGAGGGCATGTTTATGAAGAGCATGTTATTGCAACTAAGATTGTGTCATTGAAGAAACTCCAAAGTCGAGAAGCAAATAAAGGTTTTGACGAATCTTATATTCAGGATCTTTATGGAAAAACTACTGAGGAAATGCTTAAAGAAGGATCGGAGGCTGCTGAGCAAGTTTGGCGGCAGAAACATACGGCTAGTGATTGGAATAGTCTGTCGACTGCGGAAACGGGGCTAGATGAAAGTGATAGCCCAGAGCTAAATCGTTTTGATAAGAGAGTACTAGAACTGATGAAGCCTCTAGAGACTGACGTGGACGGAATGTCTTTTAGGGACGATTACACATCTGTGAAGTTGAAATTTGAGCATCTGCTTGATCCGAATTATGTGCCGTCAAATAATGTAGAGGACGCTGCCGTTAGAAACCCAAAAGGAGTTCCTGTATCTGAGAATAGCTTTAATGCTGCGAAAGAGGCTATTGATAATCTAGCTACGAATTCGTCGTTAATGCAAATAATTAATCCCGAGAGAGCGCTTGATTCTGAAGTGATCATAAATGGTATTAGAGCTAGTCACCTGACGCGTTGCCGCTTGTTTGAATATTTAACCTCCAGTCTTGACAGGCTGGCAGCCGTTAATCCAGGCGCTTTGGCAGACAGAGTTCTTCGTAACTCAGAGGATAATCTAAAAGCTCCTAATTATCTCGGGGGTGATTATTATGCGGGTAAAATGCGCAGTCGTGAATATACTGTAGTGCTGGCAATTGCTATGATGGATGGCTCATTTAATGTAGACAGACAAGACAAAACGGTTACTCATTACAGGGGTGACAAGGAGAGAAGTGGTATGCATAGGGATTCTGCAAGGGCACTTCTCGAATATGTAAGAAATAATTATTAATATTAAAATAACTCCGTATTTACCGGAGCTATTTTAATAAAAAGTTTTTACCGATTAAAGAACAACAACTTGTGTTCGGCGTTCTGATTTGCCGGTAAACTTAGTTTTCTTAACTGACTTAAAGCCAACTACGCCATCTTTTGCAGCGTGGATGGTGAAATTGCGGCTAACGTATGTGCCGTCACCAGCGATCTTTGTGGCACCAGTTTGGCGAACTAGAACTTCTCCAGCGGAAACTTTTTGACCGCCAAATCGCTTAACGCCAAGACGTTGACCAGCATTGTTGTGGATGTTCTTACTAGAACCACCAGCTTTAACCTTTGACATTCTTTACTCCTTATAGTTTCTATAAAACAATCTGTTCTAGTTTATCGAAAATGAAGCCAGTTGTCAAGCGGTTTTGGCTATATCTGCCGGTTTTAATACCAATATTTCTCTGGCAACAACTTGATCTTCACGGTAATATAAGAGGTTTTTATCGATAATTTGTTGATATCCAAGTTTTTTAAGATTTTTTATCAGAGGCGAGTGAGTAAATTTACCTTCGTGATTTTGCCACGCTGGAACGGCTATGCAAAGCGTCGTGTATGGGCGGATTTGCGAATGGATATTTTGCAGAAAATCGCTAATTATGTGATTACAATTTCCGACTACTTCGTGAAGTTTTTCTGGGCTAGGTGGTGCGGAAAACGGCTGACCTAAATATGTTTCGCAAACAATTCGAGAAATCCGTTTCTTCTGTTCATCTGTTAATTTTACAGAGGTGGCATCGGCCTGATGTGCTTGCCAGAAAGTGTTTGTCGAAAAAGTTTTTTCTACCCAGTTCATATTTTCGGTCGTGTAAGATATCATCTTATCACTCAAATCACTGCCGTAAGCATTCACGCCGATAAGCGCAGCTTCTTGTAATACCGTTCCTGTGCCACAAAACGGATCCCAGAGGTAATCGTTAGGTTTTGCGCCAGAAAGGTTAATCATAATTTGTGCAAGCTTGGGTGGAAGCATTCCCACGAAGGCATCGCGTTTTGGTCGCCCGCGGTCGCGCTGAGTATACGAATTGATATTTTGAGTGCCACGACTTTCAGCGATTATCAGATCTCCGTACACGTTCTTAGCTATGATAATTTCAATTTTCGCCTCAGACCTGCCAAGTTTATTATTGTGAGAGGTCGCAGTGGACAGCGCGGCGGTTTTATTAGGAATTAGACGCAAACTAACGCCAGATTTTTTCAGGTTGTTTTTTAAGATAATTCCGATTTTTTGGACGTTTCTCGGATCTGTTTTATTGCCATAAAAACTTATTCCAAGCGTTATTTTTTTCTGACTATTTGAAAGGCTTTTCGTGTATTTTTCAACAATAATTTTTGACGCCTGGAGTAGGGTATTGTGGTCCGATTTTTGCGACTTTATCTTCGTTATGACTTGTCCGCACTTAATCGTTCCGCCGAGATTGTCAATTGAAAAATTGTCGCAATTAACCGTGGCGGCTTGGCTGGAGATTTTTTGGACATTTTTAGCACCGTAAACTGCCTCTAATTCAGCGATAGAGATTTCCGGTTGACGGCCAAGAATAGCTATAAACATGTCGTAATTATAACATTTATCGTGGTATAATGAAGGTTATGTTACCGAAGGTGTTGCAATTGTTGAAATCGCCACGAGCCATTATGAGTGTTTTGACGTTGGCGGTTTTGGCGATAATAATTTTTCTATCTCGGCATGAGCTCGTGAAGGCGTGGAATCTGTTTTTGCACGCGGATTTATGGCTATTATTCTTGCTATTGCCGTTTCAGATTATTGTGTACTTCGCTGGTGGCGAGATGATTTTTTCGTATCTGAGAGAGAAGAATCTGATTTATCATATTTCCAGGCTGGAGCAGACGAGGATTGCGCTGGAGCTTAATTTGGTCAATCACATTTTTCCGTCGGGCGGAGTTAGTGGAATTTCGTATACGACGTGGCGAATGCACAAGCTCGGCGTGAGTTCGGCGCGTTCGACATTTGCACAGGTGATTCGTTACGTTACGGGATTTTTGTCGCTTTTGGTTTTGTTGGTGATTGCTGTGTTGGCGCTGGCTATTGACGGCAAGGTTAATCGTTATATCGTTGCCGCTAGTTTCTTACTAATTATCGTGGTTTTGGCGCTGACGTTTGGTCTGATTTTCGTGTTTTCGTCAAAGCGACGTATGCAGATGACTGCGGCTAAATTGTCTAAGTTCATCAATACATTGGTAAAAATTGCAACCTTGGGCAAGAAGCGACGAGTGATGAAGTCGAAGAAAGTCGAAGAGTTTTTTGTTGATATGCAGGACGATTTTCAAGATTTGTCCAATCATCCGAAACTTCTGATAAAACCGATGATTTGGGGAGCTGTTTATACTGTTTTTGACGTGGCGATGTTTGCTGTGGCGTTTCTGTCGCTGGGTGTTTTTGTTAATCCGGCGATTTTGATGGTTGGATACGGTGTGGCGGGATTGGCAGCGATTGTCGTGTTTACGCCTGGAGGGACGGGAGTTTATGAAACCATTATGATTATTTTCTTAAGTATGGCAGGCACTCCGCCAGATTTGGCGATTGCTGGAATAATTCTGACGCGAGCAATTTTACTTACTGGCACGATTATCTTTGGCTATATTTTCTATCAACACGCATTGATTAAATACGGCAAGCCAGATGATTCCCAGATTTAGCGTTAGCAATTTCATAGCAGTTGTCAATCAAACTTTTGACGTGGCTTTTGCTGGAATGGTTGAAGTTGAGGGCGAGGTTTCTAGTTTCAAGTCTTATCCTCCGAAATACGCTTTTTTCGACCTAAAAGATGACGACGGGCTGGTTCGATGTTTTGTTGGTTTTAGCAATTTACGCACGCCAATTGAAGACGGGATGAAAGTTGTCGTTCGGACAATGCCGGCGCTTAGAGATAATGGCGCCTTTAGTCTGAACGTTCAAGAGATTCGCCCATTAGGCAAGGGAAGTTTGAAGCGAAGTTTTGAGCTTTTGAAACAAAAATTGACAGTTGAGGGTCTGTTTAATTCTGAAAGAAAGCGTCCATTACCGCAATATCCCCAGCGAGTGGCTGTTATTTCCAGTACAAAAGCGGCGGGATATGCTGACTTTATGAAGATTTCCGGTGAGCGTTGGGGTGGTGTGAAATTCGTAGTCGCCGATGTTAATGTACAAGGCGTGAATGCTGCAGATCAAGCTGTTCGAGCGATATCATATTTTAATCAAATGTCAGAATCTCCAGATGTGATTGTTTTGATTCGTGGCGGTGGCAGTGCGGAAGATTTGGCGAGTTTTAACGATGAAAAACTAGTACGGACGGTGGCGAGTAGTCGCATTCCAACAATGACTGGAATTGGTCATGAAATTGATGAGAGTTTATGCGATTTGGCGGCGGACGTTCGCGCAGCCACGCCGAGCAACGCCGCGCAATTGCTGTTTCCTGATAAGCGAGAAGTGGTTAGGCATTTGCATTACAGGCTAATTGACGCGAAAGATTCAATTTGTAGGGCTATCGAAGAACGGTCGCTTAATGCAACAATGTTGCAAAAAGAAGCGCTAAAACAGTGGTCAAGTCGCGTGGACGCGGCTGTAAATGCGACATTGTCGCAACAAAAAGTTATCGCTGAGTATGATCCGGAAATGGCGCTGCGTCGTGGCTATGCAATGATCAAGGGTGATTTACAGATTGGTAATATTGTAGAGATTACAACAAAAGATATAATTATGAAAGCGAGGATTGAGAATAGTGAACAACGATATGACAATTGAGCAAATGATAGCTGAATTGAACGAGCGAATCGCGTGGTTTCAAGGCGATGATTTTAATCTGGACGAGGCAAAACAGAGGTTTATTGAG contains these protein-coding regions:
- the xseA gene encoding exodeoxyribonuclease VII large subunit produces the protein MIPRFSVSNFIAVVNQTFDVAFAGMVEVEGEVSSFKSYPPKYAFFDLKDDDGLVRCFVGFSNLRTPIEDGMKVVVRTMPALRDNGAFSLNVQEIRPLGKGSLKRSFELLKQKLTVEGLFNSERKRPLPQYPQRVAVISSTKAAGYADFMKISGERWGGVKFVVADVNVQGVNAADQAVRAISYFNQMSESPDVIVLIRGGGSAEDLASFNDEKLVRTVASSRIPTMTGIGHEIDESLCDLAADVRAATPSNAAQLLFPDKREVVRHLHYRLIDAKDSICRAIEERSLNATMLQKEALKQWSSRVDAAVNATLSQQKVIAEYDPEMALRRGYAMIKGDLQIGNIVEITTKDIIMKARIENSEQRYDN
- a CDS encoding TRM11 family SAM-dependent methyltransferase, which translates into the protein MFIAILGRQPEISIAELEAVYGAKNVQKISSQAATVNCDNFSIDNLGGTIKCGQVITKIKSQKSDHNTLLQASKIIVEKYTKSLSNSQKKITLGISFYGNKTDPRNVQKIGIILKNNLKKSGVSLRLIPNKTAALSTATSHNNKLGRSEAKIEIIIAKNVYGDLIIAESRGTQNINSYTQRDRGRPKRDAFVGMLPPKLAQIMINLSGAKPNDYLWDPFCGTGTVLQEAALIGVNAYGSDLSDKMISYTTENMNWVEKTFSTNTFWQAHQADATSVKLTDEQKKRISRIVCETYLGQPFSAPPSPEKLHEVVGNCNHIISDFLQNIHSQIRPYTTLCIAVPAWQNHEGKFTHSPLIKNLKKLGYQQIIDKNLLYYREDQVVAREILVLKPADIAKTA
- a CDS encoding lysylphosphatidylglycerol synthase transmembrane domain-containing protein, which produces MLPKVLQLLKSPRAIMSVLTLAVLAIIIFLSRHELVKAWNLFLHADLWLLFLLLPFQIIVYFAGGEMIFSYLREKNLIYHISRLEQTRIALELNLVNHIFPSGGVSGISYTTWRMHKLGVSSARSTFAQVIRYVTGFLSLLVLLVIAVLALAIDGKVNRYIVAASFLLIIVVLALTFGLIFVFSSKRRMQMTAAKLSKFINTLVKIATLGKKRRVMKSKKVEEFFVDMQDDFQDLSNHPKLLIKPMIWGAVYTVFDVAMFAVAFLSLGVFVNPAILMVGYGVAGLAAIVVFTPGGTGVYETIMIIFLSMAGTPPDLAIAGIILTRAILLTGTIIFGYIFYQHALIKYGKPDDSQI
- a CDS encoding 50S ribosomal protein L27 gives rise to the protein MSKVKAGGSSKNIHNNAGQRLGVKRFGGQKVSAGEVLVRQTGATKIAGDGTYVSRNFTIHAAKDGVVGFKSVKKTKFTGKSERRTQVVVL